TTCAGTGTCGGCAAGTGGGTCAGAATGTTGTCCTTCACTTGGCTTGAGAGAAGCTGCAGTTTTCTCATGAAAGCCTTCACTGCACTGTACATCTCATGCACAAAAAGGCCTTCGCACTGCAGTTTGACATTCAGTTCGTTCATTAGTCCAGTCACATCCACAGCGAATCCGAGGTCTGCCACCCAGTCTTTATCTGAAAGTTCTGGGATGTCATGACCTTTCTTAACACAGAAATCCTGAATCTGGTCTCTCAGGTCCCACAAACTTTTCAGTCCCTTGCCAAGGCTGAGCCACCTAACAGTGATAGCTGATGTCACCATGTTCAGTCtcattttcctccaaaaatgcaacaaattgTCTGTGATTGAATGTTCTCGCTCTGATGAAGGTGACTGTTTTAGTTACAGCATCAAcaacatgtttcatttttaacactgtCCTACACAACACTTCCTGATGTATAATACAATGAAAAAATGGCAATTTCTGCACAGGGTtaatttctgtcactttctccTGCATTCTCTTTAAAAGTCCAACATTTTTCCCCGTCAGATTTGGACAACCATCTGTTGTCACACCATTTCAGCCCTAATGTGTCCAAACATGCATTTACCTCTCTGAACAAGTCATTACCACTGCATGGCTGCCAACTCCTCCGTGATTTGAAAGTCTGCGGTTATCCCACGTAAGAAGATGAGCAGCTGGGCGGTGTCACATACATCGCACCTCTCATCCAAAGCCTGAGAAAAACAGTCAAAGTCGGCCGCTCTGTTCTTCAGCTGAAGCTCCAAGTTTCCCACGATGTCCTCAATCCGCCTTGTTGCAGTGCGTCGAGAGAGTGAAACGCTCTCAGATGTGCCCTTCTTCTCCAGGTATATCAGCGCAGCAGAGTCCAATAAACACTCCTTAATAAACTCTCCGTCAGAAAACGCCTTACTTTTTCTGTGGATTTTGTGAAAAATGACATAACTTGTCCTGACGGCTGCATCTCTGGGGGTGTGAAGTTTGGTAAAAAGTCCTTGTTGGGTTTGTAGTTTTGCAAGCAATGCATCAGACTCCCTTGCACGCTCTTCATCAGacagatttctgtatttatcttcATGCTTGGTCGTGCAGTGGCGATTCAAATTATAATCTTTAAACACAGCGACCTGTGTACCACAGACTAAGCACACTGCTTTACCTCTAACTTCTGTAAAGAAGTACTTGGCAGTCCATGTCTTGTTGAAAACACGGCATTCGTTATCAACTTTTCTTAGCGTGAGCCGACATCTTGAGGGTGACCTGGCTAGCATCACTTGTCGCTGTTAACCTTCACTCACTTACGCGCATACGTTCATACAAAAGTTATGTAACGTAacgcttttcaaaataaaatttcaaatttcaaaataaaagttaaaaaagacagatgtttgtttgatttatgtTGTTTATGATTGGCCTCACGCGGGCCGGACAGGGACGTATAAAGGGCCGGATGTGGCCCGCGGGCCGGAGTTTGCCCAGGTCTGCCCTAGACAGAAGATGACAACCAGAAAAGAGAAAGTCACAAACAGATGCTGGTTGGTTGTTGTCTTTTTGCGTCAGTGTTGCGACGCGTTCTTgtcatgattttgtgtctgtctagTTGTTGCCGTCACTTTGTTGTCTGTCAGAGATCCATGAGTTGTTTTGGTTCCGCTGGGTCGAACCGGGTCAGTCGTCACCTGGAAGTTTAGCTAGAAGTAGAAACGAGCTGCTGTGAGATCAGAACTGCACCAGGAAAACAGATGTGACTCCAGAACCTCCTGTTTTTCTGTAACAGAGATCTGGGTCGGACTGGACCTCCCAGAGCTGCCACAGGCCCAGGACAGCGAGCCGAGCTGCAGAACACACCGATCAGCCGGACCAAACAGTTCCCAAAGGAACCCAGAACCCAGAACCAGCCCTGAAACGTCAGAGGGCGGAGCCAGACAGAACCAAACGATCCACATCTGACAGAACCAAACCATCCACATCAGACAGAACCAAACGATCCATATCAGACAGAACCAAACCATCCACATCAGACAGAACCAAGCGATCCACATCCTACAGAACCAAACGATCCAGAAAAACATGAGTCAAAgggtgaaacagacacacagtcagacagaaccaaattaaaacatttttaggtCTTTCTGTGGAATTTTTTGGGATGATTTTTAGACACTCTGTGgattattgttgtcattttatgtctttttgggATGATTCTCAGGCATTTTGTGGACTTTGTCGTAATCTTATCTTTTTTAGATGATTTTCAGGCGTTTTGTTgacttttgtggtaattttatgtaattttgggataattttcaggcattttgtggactttttttgtcaaactcaGCTGACCTCTGTTCTCTTTatatgtttgtatatgtagTTGTCATTTTCTATGCTGATAAGCTGTTATTGTATACATGTAATAATGTGAATAAATTATTCATTAAAGTCCCCACAAATCACACAATAAAGTGTTTTATTCTCATGTAGAcgtgttgtttgtgtgtctgtgttcatgTTAACGTTTACTTttagtttttatgtctttttagttattttgagtctttttgtgttgtttagatTTTCTTTGCTGTAGTTTTTATCCCTCTTTGAAGTAAATTTGTACGTTTTCTgagtatttttgtgcattttatgtctttttctgtaATAATTTTCAATGtatgtgttgtcattttgggtctcattctgtttattttgtgccttttgtgtctctgtggttgttttgtgtgtccttgcggcaatttttttgttgatttgcggtaatttttgtcaattttttgtcattttgtgtgtttatatggttagtttgtgtctctgtgtggtcatttttagtctgtttgtcgacattttgtgtcatattgtgGTATTTCTGAGTacatttgtgctcattttgtgtcctttttgttaatttaagtctgtttgtggttattttgtgtcttttttggtcaaAGCTGAAAAAACTATAAGTATTTCCATGTAAGTTTCTGCTAACTGAATGTTTGGAACCTCTGGTTTAACCTTCAACAATCAGCTGCGTTTGTTACAGAACATTTAATGCTTGAATGTAAAATACTCATGAGAAACATTCAGTGGACGAACTTTCTATTTCCTCCAGTTGAACTTCTCGTCTCTCCCCACAGACCGGACAGGAAACGCGTCTCCGCCGGCTGCAGCTGTGAACAAACCGAGCGCACCTCCCGACGAACCGGGAGTCCGGAAgcaggaaaaaaggaaaaataaagtcTCTGAGGCaggaaaagttaaaatgagccgAATTTACGAGAACAAGTCGCTGCAGAACAAACCGGTGCACAGCGAGAAACTGGACCGAGTCTGGAGTCCGGCCGAGTACCAGAGGTAAAGGCACTGCTTGTCCGGAACCAGACTCCACTCAAAAATCTGATAATTTAAGGTTTTGTCAGCTAATAGAGTAGATCCTTGTATTTTCACACCCTACCCCATGGTCTCATGAGTTTTAATCACTTCGGCTGCATTCGGCCCAGTGTGTGttcttatatttatatttagagCAGTAAAATAGTTCCTGTATCAGCAGGAATAACCCGTTAAACCAGCGTTAACAGCTGACAGCTTCTGAACAGAGTCTGGGCTGACAGTTTTAACAGGACAGAAATCGGTTCATCACACTGAAGCAGActcccaaacttttaaactcaCCTTTACTTTGATAATGACCAGATGGCATGAAGAAGTTACACGTACAGTACATGAATAGTAACACAAACCACACATTAAACTGTTATTACGCTGTTTAAACTCTCTCATCAGTACATTTATGAGGAATCACTGTTTACATTTcagttgtgtctctgtggttgttttgtgtctctttgtgatggttttgtgtcgttttgtgattgttttatgtctttttgttgtcatttttcgtcagtttgtggtcattttgtgtctcgggtcattttgtggttgttttgtgtctctttgtgtctctgtcatcattttgtgtctctttgtggtcattttctgtcaatctgtggtggttttgtgatCACTTTGTGTGAAGgaacaaaagtgaaaataagCTGCTACTATTCagtcagttgtttttttgtgtcacgttTGAAGCAGGAAAGCTGAAAACCATTCacaatattctgtatttttctccTGCCCAGCGGTCCTGGAGTTCTTTTAGAAGGAAAACTGTTGGATGTTTCCAGACATGCAATCAGCGACGCCAACAACCAAAAGGTGGGATCATGGATTAGTGGTTACTTTGGCCACAATTaacagttttaacatttttatctcATAAACTGAAGTTGCCAATTgattaaaaacttaaaagacTGCATGAGTCAGCTATAAACAGTGGGGTTAGCTTAGCAACAGTTGACTAAAAGTAATAGTCACATAATAGTAGCAAATacttaaataaaagtaaataattacctaaaagtaacaaataattagttaaaaaataacaaatggttagctaaaagtaaccaatacttaaataaaagtaagtaatttgctaaaaataacaaataattaGCTAAAAGTAGCAAATACTGAGCTACAAGTaacaaataattacataaaAGTACTAAACAGTTAGCTAGAAGCAACAAAAAGTTTAGTAACAATAAGAAATAGTTAGCTAAATGAAATAGTCACATGGCAGTTACCAATAGTTACCTAAATACTATAACAGTGTACTAAAAGTCACCAGTAGCTAACGGTAACCAGTTAAATAGTTGGTGAAACGTCGTTAACTTTGGTTTTTTGAATGTGCCATCAGTCTAAAGTTTTACAAGTGCCAAACTCCAGCTAGCTCAGTAAATCTGTAAAGGTTTTTAAACGCTGGCTGCTTTAGAGGATCTAACAGCTGTAGACCAACCAGACTGTCGGTTCTGGTTCAGGTCCGGTTCTACGTCCTCTACATCCGCCCCAGTCGCATCCATCAGAGGAAGTTCGACGGCGGCGGAAACGAAGTCGAGCCGAACTTCAGCGACACCAAGAAGGTGAACACCGGCTTCCTGATGTCGTCCTACAGTGAGTCCGTTTCCTCCTTTATAtgcatttttgttcaatttcaggacattttatgttattttagaGTTAATTTGTCACCATTTGTTGAaattttgtgtgactttgttgtcatttaatttgtctttgtggtaattttatgtatttttgtgctatttttgtgcaaattttgcccattttctgttgttttggggTCATTATATGTgttttctggtctttttgtgaccatttgttgacattttgtgtaattttatggaattctgttgtcattttggctTTTAGAGCATCAGTTTTGCACTCACTAAAATATGGAGCAGACAGTAATCGTAAAGCTGTTGCACATTATTATCTTACATTTTGactattctgcattttttgtgcatttttttgttctatatgaatttcatgtgtattttattattaattttatgtgtttttaatgtaatatttgtattgtatTCTATGTTGTATGCCATCTTTATGACTGCAATATTTTATTACCTGTTAgtgttatgtatttttattgtgcaaaggactgcagatggaaattagcttcgtgctaaatctggtgcaggcatctttttaatgttactgcacattgtccttttaaataaactaaactaatttaatttcttttttgttttaattttgtgacaatttcaggacattttgcatcattttatcatccttttatgtgtttctgtgttaatTTTGTGGCTATTTTCTAGGCATTATGTCTTCTTTTTAGGATATATTCTGTCTCGTTGTTTTTGaactgggcctgggatctttctgcatggagtttgcatgttctccctgtgcatgcgtgggttttctccgggtactccggcttcctcccacagtccacaaacatgctgaggttaattggttactctaaattgtccgtaggtgtgaatgtgagtgtgattgtgtgtctgtatatgtagccctgtgacagactggtgacctgtccagggtgtcccctgccttcacccgagtcagctgggatagactccagcaccccccatgaccctagtgaggatgaagcggtgtatagaggatggatggatggatgtttttgaacTGAAACTTTTCTCCTTCTCTGTGGTTccaatgtgacatttttttccaaatatgtTTCTTTGCTGTTCTTTATCCATCGTTGGTAGTTCAATGGTAGAATTCTTACCTGCCTTGTGGGAGGTCTGAGTTTGATTCCTGGCCAATACACTCAGATTTTTCTGAATCCTACAGAAACAGGATTGGTCTTTAACCATCAGATtttactgatgttagagcctcaacagttggagaaatgtggaccagagaccgtattttagtagaaatatggatcaaTCCATAGAtaaacaggaactttatggagacactagaccagcctggatTGGAGATTTTTTTACCATTAAATAATGAGTCATTATTGATATTGACAGTTCTGAGTATTTTTGGACGGGTTTCAAGTCAGAACTAACACCGGTTATGTTGCTGGACGCTTTTTTTGAGAGAGAAAATGCAGCGATTCCAGGTGTGAAAGTTTATAAATTGTATAAATGTTTGACAGAAAGTAACTTGTGGCTCCAGAGACTAAACAACATGTTTCCTACATGAACTGTGTGCTCCTTAATGcaggtttgtctgtttgtgaccATAAACACAATAACACTTTATTTACAGCTGACAGTATGACGCGTTATTAACAAGATAAAACTGTCAGTGCATCGgccgggaatcaaacccagATCTCCTGCATGGCAGGCGAGAATTCTACCATTGAACCACCAATGCTGGATGAGCAGCAAAAAAGACcacatctggaaaaaaatgtccagtTGGAACCACAGAGAAGGAGAAAAGTTTCAGTTGTAAAGCAATGAGACAGAATACCCCAGAGGAGAAGACGATGTCTAGAAAATAGTCtcaaaattaatacaaaaacacataaaagaaccacaaaatgtCCTGAAATGGTCACagaattttgcacaaaaatgtttaaaattaccacaaaaccaAATGAAATGACAACATTTCACAAAATGTCCTAAAATTGTCTCAATATTAACACAGAAGTGcataaaattacaacaaaaacaagtgaagtgatgacaaaattccacaaaatggaaacaaatggtCACAAGTTGAccagaaaagacataaaatgttcTAAAGTTGTcaaaatttgcacaaaaatgcagaaaattgccaaaaaactaaatgatgccaaaatgtcaacaaaaggTCACGAAATGCATTATGTTGACAAGTTTATATACGTTTATCctcatttaatgtgttttgtgggaattttatgcatttttgtgacaatttcaggacactttgttgtcatttaatttatttttgtggttattATATGCCAATTTGTGACAATTTCAGGCCATTCTGTGTACTTGTGATAATTTTCTGTCAACATTAGTAGACGTTGTGTCATCTTTGGTATTTTAAAGCAGTTGTCATTTGGATTATAGTCTGTTCACTGTAATTTTGTCTTTAACCTGATTCCACTTGCAgactttgttcttttttgtaattttacaacCATTAGtgactgtttgtgtgttcattttgtgttcttAAAACCTACGAGTGCATTggccgggaatcgaacccggacCCCCCACGTGGCAGGCGAGAATTCTACCATTGAACCACCAATGCTGGATGAGCAGCAGTAAAGACcatatttggaaaaaatgtcCAGTCAGAACCACAGAGAACGAGACaagtttcagttttaaaatgacTAGACAGAATATACCctaaaaagaagacaaaatgtctacaaaataGTCacacaatgaacacaaaaacacataaaagaaccccaaaatgatgcaaaatgtcctgaaattgtcacaaaaagtgtacaaaaatgcataaaattaccacaaaaacaaattaaatgacgacaaaattacacaaaatgtcaacaaacgGTCACAAGTTgactaaaacagaaacaaaatgactccaaaacaacacaaaccttgTTGTGGTCATGTCCAGAGGTGGAGGCTAAAGGGGAGTCGGACCGTCTGACCGAGGATCAGCTGTCAGCGATGGTCAACAAACCAGAGCTGCTGAAGATCACCGACCGGCACCGACCCACCGGGACCTGGGCCTTCTGGTACCCAGAGTCCGAGATGGACCGGTCGGAGTTGGAGACGGGTCAGGAGGTCCGGATGAAGACCAGAGGAAACGGTCCCTTCATCTGTGAGTCTCCAGGTTTACAGCCTCCACAAAGTCTCCTTCTGGTGGTTCTGAGTCTAATTAAAGTGTTTTAAGACTAGAAATGCTAGTAAATAGCCTAAAAATGGTAGTTACTAGACTATATATGCTAGTGAATAGCTTAAAAATGCTAGCTACCAGACTATAAATGCTAGTGAATAGCCTAAAATGATAGTTACTAGACTATAAATGCTAGTGAAAAGCCTAAAAATGGTAGTTGTTAAAGTAGAAATGCTAGTGAATAGCTTAAAAGTACTAGTTGCGAGAATAAAAATGCTAGTAAGTAGCCTAAAAATGCTAGTTATCAGACTAGAAATGCTAGTGAATAGCTTAAAAATGCTAGCTACCAGACTATAAATGCTAGTGAATAGCCTAAAATGATAGTTACTAGACTATAAATGCTAGTGAAAAGCCTAAAAATGGTAGTTGTTAAAGTAGAAATGCTAGTGAATAGCTTAAAAGTACTAGTTGCGAGAATAAAAATGCTAGTAAGTAGCCTAAAAATGCTAGTTATCAGACTAGAAATGCTAGTGAATAGCCTAAAAATGCTAGTTGCTAATGTAGAAATGCTAGTGAATAGCCTAAAACGATAGTTACCAGACTAGAAATGCTAGTGAATAGCCTAAAAATGCTAGTTGCTAA
This window of the Acanthochromis polyacanthus isolate Apoly-LR-REF ecotype Palm Island chromosome 8, KAUST_Apoly_ChrSc, whole genome shotgun sequence genome carries:
- the arpin gene encoding arpin, which gives rise to MSRIYENKSLQNKPVHSEKLDRVWSPAEYQSGPGVLLEGKLLDVSRHAISDANNQKVRFYVLYIRPSRIHQRKFDGGGNEVEPNFSDTKKVNTGFLMSSYKVEAKGESDRLTEDQLSAMVNKPELLKITDRHRPTGTWAFWYPESEMDRSELETGQEVRMKTRGNGPFIFSLAKVDGGTVTRCNFAGDEQAGASWTDKIMANKANTGSIQNPAAGEGAEEDEWDD